A part of Maridesulfovibrio hydrothermalis AM13 = DSM 14728 genomic DNA contains:
- a CDS encoding AraC family transcriptional regulator yields the protein MSNLLRPYNERMMEVLLYIQENLDEDLSPETLAEVACFSVAHFHRIFKGMVGESLKEHVRRLRLERAAYKLSYSDKSVMDIALDARFESSETFSRAFKKMFKIPPSEYRIQFRKLATPDGNGKIRYQPAPDSNEFKLVGSPLTYEVEVRKRDETQVAFIRHVGSYFDVTKAWNKLCSWAFKRDILNSETEYLGLCYDDPYVTPQGKIRYDACISFGDEIEPHPEIGTQIIPCGKYAVATHYGPYDGLMAAYQELYGKWLPASGYQLKNNLVSFEKYVNTPEKTAPEDLITEIWLGIY from the coding sequence ATGTCGAATCTGCTACGACCATATAATGAACGGATGATGGAAGTCCTGCTTTACATCCAAGAAAATCTTGATGAGGACTTGTCGCCCGAAACACTCGCTGAGGTGGCCTGCTTTTCCGTAGCCCACTTCCATCGCATATTTAAAGGTATGGTTGGTGAAAGTCTAAAAGAACACGTTCGCCGTCTGCGACTTGAAAGGGCTGCATACAAACTTTCCTACTCTGACAAATCGGTAATGGATATTGCCCTTGATGCCCGGTTTGAATCATCTGAAACTTTCAGCCGGGCATTCAAAAAAATGTTTAAGATCCCGCCCAGCGAATACAGAATTCAATTTCGGAAACTGGCAACCCCTGATGGAAACGGGAAAATCAGATATCAGCCCGCCCCGGACAGCAATGAGTTTAAACTGGTCGGAAGCCCGCTTACTTATGAAGTTGAAGTACGCAAACGTGATGAAACACAAGTGGCATTCATACGCCACGTTGGATCGTATTTTGATGTGACAAAGGCTTGGAACAAACTCTGTTCATGGGCTTTTAAGCGAGACATACTTAATTCTGAAACCGAGTACCTCGGACTTTGTTACGATGATCCTTACGTTACGCCGCAAGGTAAAATCCGCTACGATGCCTGCATTAGTTTTGGCGACGAAATTGAACCGCACCCTGAAATTGGAACACAGATTATTCCTTGCGGTAAATATGCAGTCGCCACCCATTATGGGCCATACGACGGGCTGATGGCTGCATATCAAGAACTGTATGGGAAATGGCTGCCCGCAAGCGGCTATCAATTAAAAAACAATCTTGTTTCTTTTGAAAAGTATGTCAATACCCCCGAAAAGACCGCTCCGGAGGATTTGATCACAGA
- a CDS encoding lipid-binding SYLF domain-containing protein — protein MNQIRSEMDDPIVDYLLEGAKAVFIFPDIYKAAFMIGAEAGPGVLCAKDDTGFWNGPAFFNMVGVDIGLQAGVMGRTFVVFLMDNEALEAALAGKIDLSMGADLAIGRVSGNSHRGVFDVEGNVIPLIYQAGMFGGMTYRSGAFMVSSDYNKKYYGEDVSVKELLMTHKFDKPEADVLLHSLAGL, from the coding sequence TTGAATCAGATCCGGTCGGAAATGGATGATCCGATTGTGGACTATCTGCTTGAAGGTGCAAAAGCTGTTTTCATTTTTCCTGATATTTATAAGGCCGCATTTATGATCGGTGCAGAAGCAGGTCCGGGAGTGCTTTGCGCCAAGGATGATACCGGATTTTGGAATGGGCCTGCATTTTTCAATATGGTTGGGGTCGATATAGGTCTTCAAGCAGGAGTAATGGGGAGGACATTCGTTGTCTTTCTAATGGATAATGAGGCTCTTGAAGCTGCTCTGGCCGGAAAAATTGATCTGTCGATGGGGGCTGACCTTGCCATCGGCCGTGTGAGTGGAAACAGTCACAGAGGGGTTTTTGATGTAGAGGGAAATGTAATTCCTCTAATCTATCAGGCCGGGATGTTTGGTGGAATGACTTATCGTTCCGGCGCATTTATGGTCAGCTCTGATTACAATAAGAAGTATTACGGCGAAGACGTAAGCGTTAAAGAGCTGCTTATGACTCACAAGTTTGATAAACCCGAAGCTGATGTATTACTTCATAGTCTTGCCGGGTTGTAG
- a CDS encoding FUSC family protein yields the protein MRFSLSQSQSAHIKHGLKTGAAAVLAYYAANMFTLKYGYWAALSAVIVMQINVADSIRMCWYRFSGTAIGAFIGILCIFTFPQTPGMTISALFISVGFCAYMTKYNERYKMAAITTTIVTLASLGEPSRIEFSLFRVLEISLGVGSAFLINILIWPMKAADTLKDQLSTQFEECAENYEILMESFLNNQTGLAPSMLDSFNTRMAKNHDIYQKVTKLESLIYIEDTHLLGMKVHILEKTASHLRAMLQTLNNVDGEGYDILMKNELRTLSKVTVQAMRDIGSMKIPDENALQEALDSAQNKLEDLRNEGKTRRFYLQKMVQFFAFYHSAQFICKDLLRYTRERKKLKGK from the coding sequence ATGCGATTTTCTCTCTCTCAATCTCAGTCAGCCCATATCAAACACGGGCTGAAAACCGGAGCCGCGGCTGTTCTTGCTTACTACGCTGCCAATATGTTTACACTTAAGTATGGATATTGGGCTGCTCTTTCAGCGGTTATCGTCATGCAAATCAATGTTGCAGACTCAATAAGGATGTGCTGGTATCGCTTTTCCGGCACTGCCATCGGTGCGTTTATAGGTATCCTGTGCATTTTCACATTTCCGCAAACACCGGGGATGACCATCTCCGCGCTGTTTATTTCTGTAGGCTTCTGCGCATACATGACCAAATATAATGAGCGTTACAAAATGGCGGCTATCACGACCACCATAGTAACTCTTGCTTCACTCGGCGAACCTAGCCGCATTGAATTCAGTCTGTTCAGGGTACTTGAAATCAGCCTTGGTGTAGGAAGTGCCTTTCTGATCAATATTCTGATCTGGCCAATGAAAGCGGCTGATACTCTTAAAGATCAGCTTTCCACTCAGTTCGAGGAATGCGCGGAAAACTACGAGATACTGATGGAGAGTTTCCTCAACAACCAGACAGGACTTGCTCCAAGCATGCTTGACTCATTTAACACACGCATGGCCAAGAACCACGATATATATCAAAAAGTAACCAAACTGGAGAGTCTTATATATATAGAAGATACACACCTGCTGGGCATGAAGGTTCATATTCTTGAAAAGACCGCATCACACCTGCGTGCGATGCTCCAGACTTTAAATAATGTTGATGGCGAAGGTTATGATATCCTCATGAAAAATGAATTGCGTACCCTTTCAAAAGTAACAGTACAGGCTATGCGTGACATTGGTTCTATGAAGATACCTGACGAGAACGCTCTGCAGGAAGCTCTTGATTCAGCCCAGAATAAGTTGGAAGACTTACGGAATGAAGGTAAAACCAGACGTTTTTACCTACAGAAAATGGTCCAGTTCTTTGCCTTTTACCATAGCGCACAGTTCATATGTAAAGACCTTCTGCGTTATACACGCGAAAGGAAAAAGCTGAAAGGTAAATAG